A region of Etheostoma cragini isolate CJK2018 chromosome 2, CSU_Ecrag_1.0, whole genome shotgun sequence DNA encodes the following proteins:
- the haspin gene encoding serine/threonine-protein kinase haspin isoform X1 gives MKPSKPLFLKTYGKERRKLSAWISPENRKQAFDSTCSTDGDAAVCEPAKPPMRRVRKTSVASRRALRPAKKRALLCLAEKSSTSDEETPPPPSCPRPVQQSKTTRERRTGVARRRAGGHAKKKANLCLADTSIDENISPFCPQPAQQSKTSSDHLLSAGRFVTRRRHAAATKHQLPKSTFSMLNSSDDFTSGALTSWRILRARRVPPSNVVSSAENSMNAAGTACFAINPFREISLNESTDHSLGPCPRKPIFCSTPSAGSFSKRPRLKPLSINDQSSTPPSMSVSYVGVFSTSQEDVDSPGQRISAPCSAPPIGHHSGEKLLSSLGEQEPDRQPGITNKTSSCSVEAKSYGEDTKTKNAEELPSLSLLSTDDNKSRSRFVSAAGGSGWLTEALKEKCLTEHCSVQLERLDSIFVSQLSGHTTYSSCLGHSSSAHSQQTSEQPLSVDSCQTFDILRSSESSFDLHLSATNMETNDYIQSVNSFESSEHVASAIGSQSANNSPSAEHSSAQESMAQPESVLYAESTYHKDSSVESLMDTQLPANSSVQTPFAVALKEKSLTKKCTGKLQKNSLSPQNTDPNNSGNDYTQNIEEPENLTSYSPIAQTLSKDPETEERAALLTKTLKEKCLTDKAFVGVKRVTCSQLKEILQLKDTFIVPPDASDSASEDQTKCSHRSESDTYPCKEINMKKRGSTSSKNNVASDKEEFVKNSSNISHKGKKTHLAPKEKKRRSTSTDRPGTTRKACVSGLSVSRWKNKSSASTHGFRTGQTGGNKAVDCSINELISTQPRQPRELLGTTINFSTPMRASRLNLSSLLADFTPNTHTWSRLKAALSVHRKGMVLCTPSSLPLSESGSPRRVKLADISQDLFATPLRTPLPKHLRSQLLSRNSTVAFEDADLSDAEKVYAECGQQCPLPWEECILPHRMKRCVKIGEGTFGEVFSTTNASGDTVALKIIPVEGSEKVNGEDQKTLGEILHEIIISKELSSLKEKLQNKTHGFIGLNDLHCVQGCYPPDFLNAWDIFDQQKGSENDRPDFFEKDQLFIILEFEFGGVDLENSNGTLTSLGVAKSILHQVTAALAVAEQELHFEHRDLHWGNVLVKTTKQKTGSFLLNGAAHSLETKGVLVRIIDYSLSRLEIDGLTVSCDISEDEELFMGQGDYQFEIYRQMRQENGNNWCNYHPHTNVLWLHYLCSKLLSMKYRGSGGRGVKGMREELTRFHGNVLQYSSATEALQNCPMFH, from the exons ATGAAGCCATCAAAGCCGTTATTTTTAAAGACCTACGGTAAGGAGAGGCGGAAGCTGTCCGCCTGGATCTCACCGGAAAACCGCAAGCAGGCCTTCGACAGCACATGCTCAACAGACGGTGATGCGGCCGTCTGTGAACCCGCAAAACCTCCGA tGAGAAGAGTGAGGAAGACTAGTGTTGCTAGTCGCAGAGCGTTGCGTCCTGCCAAGAAAAGGGCCCTGCTATGTCTGGCTGAAAAGAGCAGCACCAGTGATGAGGAGACTCCCCCACCTCCTTCCTGTCCTCGGCCTGTCCAGCAGAGCAAGACAACCAG AGAGAGGAGGACTGGCGTTGCTAGGCGTAGAGCGGGGGGTCATGCCAAGAAAAAGGCCAACTTATGTCTCGCAGACACCAGCATTGATGAGAACATCTCTCCCTTCTGTCCTCAGCCTGCTCAGCAGAGCAAGACATCCAG tGATCATCTTCTTTCTGCGGGCCGCTTTGTAACCCGCCGCAGACATGCTGCTGCCACCAAACACCAACTCCCTAAATCAACTTTCAGTATGCTCAACTCTTCAGATGACTTTACTTCTGGAGCTTTGACTTCCTGGAGGATTCTTCGGGCAAGGAGGGTCCCCCCGTCAAATGTGGTATCGAGTGCAGAGAACTCGATGAATGCTGCAGGGACGGCTTGCTTTGCCATCAACCCCTTCCGAGAGATATCCCTCAATGAGTCGACAGATCACAGCCTCGGACCCTGCCCCAGGAAACCCATCTTTTGCTCCACGCCCTCAGCAGGCTCCTTCAGCAAACGGCCACGCCTTAAACCCTTATCAATAAATGATCAATCTTCCACCCCCCCATCAATGTCAGTGAGTTATGTAGGCGTCTTCAGCACATCCCAAGAAGACGTAGATTCACCAGGGCAGCGTATCTCCGCACCATGTTCTGCACCACCCATTGGACATCATTCTGGGGAGAAGCTGCTGTCAAGCCTTGGTGAGCAAGAACCAGACCGGCAGCCCGGGATCACTAACAAGACGAGTAGCTGTAGTGTGGAAGCCAAAAGCTATGGTGAAGACACAAAAACCAAGAATGCTGAGGAATTGCCAAGTCTGAGTCTGCTCTCTACCGATGACAACAAAAGCAGAAGTCGTTTTGTGTCAGCAGCCGGAGGATCAGGGTGGCTGACAGAGGCTCTAAAGGAGAAGTGTTTGACCGAGCACTGCTCGGTGCAGCTAGAAAGATTGGACAGCATCTTTGTTTCTCAGCTAAGCGGTCACACAACCTACTCATCCTGTTTGGGACATTCAAGCTCCGCCCACAGCCAGCAAACAAGTGAACAGCCACTGTCTGTGGATAGCTGTcaaacttttgacattttacgtTCTTCAGAATCGTCATTTGATCTTCATTTATCAGCAACGAACATGGAAACCAATGATTATATACAGTCAGTAAATAGTTTTGAATCTTCTGAACATGTTGCTTCAGCAATTGGCAGTCAAAGCGCCAACAATTCACCATCAGCTGAACACTCATCCGCACAGGAGTCCATGGCACAGCCAGAATCAGTACTCTATGCTGAATCTACCTACCACAAAGACAGCAGCGTTGAGTCTCTCATGGACACACAACTACCAGCCAACAGTTCTGTGCAAACACCATTTGCTGTTGcattaaaggaaaaaagtcTAACTAAGAAATGCACAGGTAAGCTCCAAAAAAATTCTTTGTCACCACAGAATACAGACCCAAACAATTCTGGCAATGACTATACACAAAACATTGAGGAACCAGAAAATCTCACATCTTACAGTCCGATAGCTCAGACACTGTCTAAAGACccagaaacagaagaaagagCAGCGTTGCTCACAAAGACTCTAAAGGAGAAATGTCTAACTGACAAAGCCTTTGTTGGGGTAAAGAGAGTAACATGTTCACAACTAAAAGAAATTCTGCAGCTCAAAGACACATTTATAGTACCCCCAGATGCGTCAGACTCGGCCAGTGAGGACCAGACAAAGTGTAGCCACCGGTCTGAGAGTGACACCTATCCCTGTAAGGAAATCAACATGAAAAAGAGAGGCTCAACTAGCTCTAAAAACAATGTTGCTTCAGACAAAGAAGAATTTGTGAAGAACTCTTCCAACATTTCCCACAAAGGAAAAAAGACACATCTGGCtcctaaagaaaagaaaaggaggagcaCGTCCACGGACCGTCCTGGCACAACCAGGAAGGCATGCGTAAGCGGTCTGAGTGTAAGTCgctggaaaaacaaaagcagtgcTAGCACACATGGGTTCAGGACCGGACAGACGGGCGGTAACAAGGCTGTGGACTGCAGCATAAACGAACTGATCTCCACACAACCCAGACAGCCACGG GAGCTGTTGGGAACCACCATCAATTTCTCCACTCCGATGAGAGCGAGTCGGCTCAACCTCTCATCTCTGCTGGCTGACTTcacacctaacacacacacctggagtCGCCTCAAAGCGGCCCTCTCTGTTCATCGCAAGGGCATGG TTCTTTGCACTCCGAGTAGTTTACCTCTGTCAGAGTCGGGGTCACCTAGAAGAGTGAAGTTGGCGGATATCAGCCAGGACCTTTTTGCCACACCCTTGCGGACACCACTCCCCAAACACCTCCGGTCACAGCTGCTGAGCCGCAATTCTACG GTTGCGTTTGAGGATGCAGATCTGTCGGATGCAGAGAAGGTGTATGCCGAGTGTGGCCAGCAGTGCCCTCTGCCCTGGGAGGAGTGTATTCTCCCTCACCGTATGAAACGATGTGTAAAGATAGGTGAAGGGACCTTTGGTGAGGTCTTCTCCACCACCAATGCCTCAGGAGACACTGTTGCACTcaaa ATCATTCCAGTAGAGGGCAGTGAGAAGGTGAATGGAGAGGATCAGAAGACTTTAGGAGAGATTCTCCATGAGATTATTATCTCAAA GGAGCTGAGCAGCCTGAAAGAGAAGCTTCAGAACAAGACTCACGGGTTTATTGGACTCAACGA TCTCCACTGCGTTCAGGGCTGCTACCCTCCAGATTTCCTGAATGCTTGGGACATCTTCGATCAGCAGAAAGGCTCTGAGAATGACCGACCAG ATTTCTTTGAAAAGGATCAATTATTCATAATCCTGGAGTTTGAGTTTGGAGGCGTGGACCTAGAGAACAGCAATGGAACG CTGACGTCATTGGGAGTGGCGAAGAGCATCCTTCATCAGGTCACAGCTGCCTTGGCTGTTGCTGAGCAGGAGCTACACTTTGAACACAG GGACCTCCACTGGGGCAACGTACTGGTCAAAACAACCAAGCAGAAGACAGGGAGCTTCCTCCTGAATGGAGCAGCCCACTCTCTGGAAACTAAAGGGGTGTTGGTTCGCATCATTGACTATTCTCTCTCCAGACTCGAAATCG ATGGTCTGACTGTGTCCTGTGATATCTCTGAGGATGAGGAGCTTTTCATGGGCCAGGGAGATTACCAGTTTGAAATCTACAGACAAATGAGACAGGAGAATGG AAACAACTGGTGTAACTACCACCCCCATACCAATGTGCTGTGGCTCCACTACCTGTGCTCCAAGCTGCTTTCCATGAAGTACCGGGGCTCAGGAGGAAGGGGGGTCAAGGGCATGCGAGAGGAGCTCACTCGTTTCCATGGCAACGTCCTCCAGTACAGTTCTGCCACTGAGGCGCTGCAAAACTGCCCCATGTTTCACTAG
- the haspin gene encoding serine/threonine-protein kinase haspin isoform X2: protein MKPSKPLFLKTYGKERRKLSAWISPENRKQAFDSTCSTDGDAAVCEPAKPPTSRVRKTSVASRRALRPAKKRALLCLAEKSSTSDEETPPPPSCPRPVQQSKTTRERRTGVARRRAGGHAKKKANLCLADTSIDENISPFCPQPAQQSKTSSDHLLSAGRFVTRRRHAAATKHQLPKSTFSMLNSSDDFTSGALTSWRILRARRVPPSNVVSSAENSMNAAGTACFAINPFREISLNESTDHSLGPCPRKPIFCSTPSAGSFSKRPRLKPLSINDQSSTPPSMSVSYVGVFSTSQEDVDSPGQRISAPCSAPPIGHHSGEKLLSSLGEQEPDRQPGITNKTSSCSVEAKSYGEDTKTKNAEELPSLSLLSTDDNKSRSRFVSAAGGSGWLTEALKEKCLTEHCSVQLERLDSIFVSQLSGHTTYSSCLGHSSSAHSQQTSEQPLSVDSCQTFDILRSSESSFDLHLSATNMETNDYIQSVNSFESSEHVASAIGSQSANNSPSAEHSSAQESMAQPESVLYAESTYHKDSSVESLMDTQLPANSSVQTPFAVALKEKSLTKKCTGKLQKNSLSPQNTDPNNSGNDYTQNIEEPENLTSYSPIAQTLSKDPETEERAALLTKTLKEKCLTDKAFVGVKRVTCSQLKEILQLKDTFIVPPDASDSASEDQTKCSHRSESDTYPCKEINMKKRGSTSSKNNVASDKEEFVKNSSNISHKGKKTHLAPKEKKRRSTSTDRPGTTRKACVSGLSVSRWKNKSSASTHGFRTGQTGGNKAVDCSINELISTQPRQPRELLGTTINFSTPMRASRLNLSSLLADFTPNTHTWSRLKAALSVHRKGMVLCTPSSLPLSESGSPRRVKLADISQDLFATPLRTPLPKHLRSQLLSRNSTVAFEDADLSDAEKVYAECGQQCPLPWEECILPHRMKRCVKIGEGTFGEVFSTTNASGDTVALKIIPVEGSEKVNGEDQKTLGEILHEIIISKELSSLKEKLQNKTHGFIGLNDLHCVQGCYPPDFLNAWDIFDQQKGSENDRPDFFEKDQLFIILEFEFGGVDLENSNGTLTSLGVAKSILHQVTAALAVAEQELHFEHRDLHWGNVLVKTTKQKTGSFLLNGAAHSLETKGVLVRIIDYSLSRLEIDGLTVSCDISEDEELFMGQGDYQFEIYRQMRQENGNNWCNYHPHTNVLWLHYLCSKLLSMKYRGSGGRGVKGMREELTRFHGNVLQYSSATEALQNCPMFH from the exons ATGAAGCCATCAAAGCCGTTATTTTTAAAGACCTACGGTAAGGAGAGGCGGAAGCTGTCCGCCTGGATCTCACCGGAAAACCGCAAGCAGGCCTTCGACAGCACATGCTCAACAGACGGTGATGCGGCCGTCTGTGAACCCGCAAAACCTCCGACGTCAAG AGTGAGGAAGACTAGTGTTGCTAGTCGCAGAGCGTTGCGTCCTGCCAAGAAAAGGGCCCTGCTATGTCTGGCTGAAAAGAGCAGCACCAGTGATGAGGAGACTCCCCCACCTCCTTCCTGTCCTCGGCCTGTCCAGCAGAGCAAGACAACCAG AGAGAGGAGGACTGGCGTTGCTAGGCGTAGAGCGGGGGGTCATGCCAAGAAAAAGGCCAACTTATGTCTCGCAGACACCAGCATTGATGAGAACATCTCTCCCTTCTGTCCTCAGCCTGCTCAGCAGAGCAAGACATCCAG tGATCATCTTCTTTCTGCGGGCCGCTTTGTAACCCGCCGCAGACATGCTGCTGCCACCAAACACCAACTCCCTAAATCAACTTTCAGTATGCTCAACTCTTCAGATGACTTTACTTCTGGAGCTTTGACTTCCTGGAGGATTCTTCGGGCAAGGAGGGTCCCCCCGTCAAATGTGGTATCGAGTGCAGAGAACTCGATGAATGCTGCAGGGACGGCTTGCTTTGCCATCAACCCCTTCCGAGAGATATCCCTCAATGAGTCGACAGATCACAGCCTCGGACCCTGCCCCAGGAAACCCATCTTTTGCTCCACGCCCTCAGCAGGCTCCTTCAGCAAACGGCCACGCCTTAAACCCTTATCAATAAATGATCAATCTTCCACCCCCCCATCAATGTCAGTGAGTTATGTAGGCGTCTTCAGCACATCCCAAGAAGACGTAGATTCACCAGGGCAGCGTATCTCCGCACCATGTTCTGCACCACCCATTGGACATCATTCTGGGGAGAAGCTGCTGTCAAGCCTTGGTGAGCAAGAACCAGACCGGCAGCCCGGGATCACTAACAAGACGAGTAGCTGTAGTGTGGAAGCCAAAAGCTATGGTGAAGACACAAAAACCAAGAATGCTGAGGAATTGCCAAGTCTGAGTCTGCTCTCTACCGATGACAACAAAAGCAGAAGTCGTTTTGTGTCAGCAGCCGGAGGATCAGGGTGGCTGACAGAGGCTCTAAAGGAGAAGTGTTTGACCGAGCACTGCTCGGTGCAGCTAGAAAGATTGGACAGCATCTTTGTTTCTCAGCTAAGCGGTCACACAACCTACTCATCCTGTTTGGGACATTCAAGCTCCGCCCACAGCCAGCAAACAAGTGAACAGCCACTGTCTGTGGATAGCTGTcaaacttttgacattttacgtTCTTCAGAATCGTCATTTGATCTTCATTTATCAGCAACGAACATGGAAACCAATGATTATATACAGTCAGTAAATAGTTTTGAATCTTCTGAACATGTTGCTTCAGCAATTGGCAGTCAAAGCGCCAACAATTCACCATCAGCTGAACACTCATCCGCACAGGAGTCCATGGCACAGCCAGAATCAGTACTCTATGCTGAATCTACCTACCACAAAGACAGCAGCGTTGAGTCTCTCATGGACACACAACTACCAGCCAACAGTTCTGTGCAAACACCATTTGCTGTTGcattaaaggaaaaaagtcTAACTAAGAAATGCACAGGTAAGCTCCAAAAAAATTCTTTGTCACCACAGAATACAGACCCAAACAATTCTGGCAATGACTATACACAAAACATTGAGGAACCAGAAAATCTCACATCTTACAGTCCGATAGCTCAGACACTGTCTAAAGACccagaaacagaagaaagagCAGCGTTGCTCACAAAGACTCTAAAGGAGAAATGTCTAACTGACAAAGCCTTTGTTGGGGTAAAGAGAGTAACATGTTCACAACTAAAAGAAATTCTGCAGCTCAAAGACACATTTATAGTACCCCCAGATGCGTCAGACTCGGCCAGTGAGGACCAGACAAAGTGTAGCCACCGGTCTGAGAGTGACACCTATCCCTGTAAGGAAATCAACATGAAAAAGAGAGGCTCAACTAGCTCTAAAAACAATGTTGCTTCAGACAAAGAAGAATTTGTGAAGAACTCTTCCAACATTTCCCACAAAGGAAAAAAGACACATCTGGCtcctaaagaaaagaaaaggaggagcaCGTCCACGGACCGTCCTGGCACAACCAGGAAGGCATGCGTAAGCGGTCTGAGTGTAAGTCgctggaaaaacaaaagcagtgcTAGCACACATGGGTTCAGGACCGGACAGACGGGCGGTAACAAGGCTGTGGACTGCAGCATAAACGAACTGATCTCCACACAACCCAGACAGCCACGG GAGCTGTTGGGAACCACCATCAATTTCTCCACTCCGATGAGAGCGAGTCGGCTCAACCTCTCATCTCTGCTGGCTGACTTcacacctaacacacacacctggagtCGCCTCAAAGCGGCCCTCTCTGTTCATCGCAAGGGCATGG TTCTTTGCACTCCGAGTAGTTTACCTCTGTCAGAGTCGGGGTCACCTAGAAGAGTGAAGTTGGCGGATATCAGCCAGGACCTTTTTGCCACACCCTTGCGGACACCACTCCCCAAACACCTCCGGTCACAGCTGCTGAGCCGCAATTCTACG GTTGCGTTTGAGGATGCAGATCTGTCGGATGCAGAGAAGGTGTATGCCGAGTGTGGCCAGCAGTGCCCTCTGCCCTGGGAGGAGTGTATTCTCCCTCACCGTATGAAACGATGTGTAAAGATAGGTGAAGGGACCTTTGGTGAGGTCTTCTCCACCACCAATGCCTCAGGAGACACTGTTGCACTcaaa ATCATTCCAGTAGAGGGCAGTGAGAAGGTGAATGGAGAGGATCAGAAGACTTTAGGAGAGATTCTCCATGAGATTATTATCTCAAA GGAGCTGAGCAGCCTGAAAGAGAAGCTTCAGAACAAGACTCACGGGTTTATTGGACTCAACGA TCTCCACTGCGTTCAGGGCTGCTACCCTCCAGATTTCCTGAATGCTTGGGACATCTTCGATCAGCAGAAAGGCTCTGAGAATGACCGACCAG ATTTCTTTGAAAAGGATCAATTATTCATAATCCTGGAGTTTGAGTTTGGAGGCGTGGACCTAGAGAACAGCAATGGAACG CTGACGTCATTGGGAGTGGCGAAGAGCATCCTTCATCAGGTCACAGCTGCCTTGGCTGTTGCTGAGCAGGAGCTACACTTTGAACACAG GGACCTCCACTGGGGCAACGTACTGGTCAAAACAACCAAGCAGAAGACAGGGAGCTTCCTCCTGAATGGAGCAGCCCACTCTCTGGAAACTAAAGGGGTGTTGGTTCGCATCATTGACTATTCTCTCTCCAGACTCGAAATCG ATGGTCTGACTGTGTCCTGTGATATCTCTGAGGATGAGGAGCTTTTCATGGGCCAGGGAGATTACCAGTTTGAAATCTACAGACAAATGAGACAGGAGAATGG AAACAACTGGTGTAACTACCACCCCCATACCAATGTGCTGTGGCTCCACTACCTGTGCTCCAAGCTGCTTTCCATGAAGTACCGGGGCTCAGGAGGAAGGGGGGTCAAGGGCATGCGAGAGGAGCTCACTCGTTTCCATGGCAACGTCCTCCAGTACAGTTCTGCCACTGAGGCGCTGCAAAACTGCCCCATGTTTCACTAG